From a single Glycine soja cultivar W05 chromosome 19, ASM419377v2, whole genome shotgun sequence genomic region:
- the LOC114398699 gene encoding uncharacterized protein LOC114398699: MLDVWDLPDGEFILVEVDHWGNPMGWEGKTLLNAIGSLVRRHQCAPINFLSWKDMPKDYITDMVELIQSKFRFVPELTEQTKKILIDDMSLKWRQFKYELKSKGYNESKTKEEMIAHIPDPRVDPSQYRDLVHYWCSEKGQKISNINKRSRSKYEDLHCMGTNNLPRRIHEMVCLFYIFFLLNCLIQIG, encoded by the exons ATGCTAGATGTGTGGGACTTGCCAGATGGAGAATTCATACTTGTTGAAGTAGATCATTGGGGAAATCCTATGGGTTGGGAAGGGAAAACTCTACTGAATGCAATTGGGAGCTTGGTAAGGAGACACCAATGTGCTCCTATCAATTTTCTTAGCTGGAAAGACATGCCTAAGGACTATATTACTGACATGGTTGAATTAATTCAG AGTAAGTTTCGATTTGTTCCTGAATTAACTgaacaaacaaagaaaatattgattgatGACATGAGTCTGAAATGGAGGCAATTTAAATATGAACTGAAATCAAAAGGATATAATGAGAGCAAAACTAAGGAGGAAATGATTGCTCACATCCCAGATCCAAGGGTTGATCCTTCTCAATATCGTGATTTAGTACATTATTGGTGTTCTGAGAAAGGACAG AAAATAAGCAACATCAACAAAAGGAGCCGCTCAAAATATGAGGACTTGCATTGCATGGGAACCAATAATCTTCCAAGACGGATTCATGAGAtggtttgtcttttttatattttttttttattaaattgctTAATACAAATaggatga